One window from the genome of Stegostoma tigrinum isolate sSteTig4 chromosome 27, sSteTig4.hap1, whole genome shotgun sequence encodes:
- the mrps17 gene encoding 28S ribosomal protein S17, mitochondrial, which produces MSARTASVHAKWIIGKVIGTKMQKTAKVRITRLVLNPYLLKFYNKRKTYFAHDPKEQCTVGDIVLLKALPERRTKHVKHELAEIVFKVGNIIDPITQKRCGGSRIIEPVKDSDLDTGSLSDHMKDLEISGVQNNSEHKTSAG; this is translated from the exons ATGTCAGCAAGAACCGCCTCTGTCCATGCCAAATGGATTATAGGAAAAGTGATTGGCACAAAAATGCAGAAGACTGCCAAAGTCAGAATAACTAGACTTGTGCTGAATCCATATCTGTTAAAG TTTTACAATAAAAGGAAGACTTATTTTGCTCATGATCCAAAAGAACAGTGCACTGTGGGTGATATCGTGCTTCTAAAGGCTTTGCCTGAACGAAGGACCAAGCACGTTAAACACGAACTGGCAGAAATTGTGTTCAAAGTTGGAAATATCATTGATCCAATCACACAGAAACgttgtggtggaagcagaattaTTGAACCTGTTAAAGACTCTGATTTAGATACAGGATCCCTCAGTGATCATATGAAGGATTTAGAGATCAGTGGTGTGCAGAATAATTCAGAACATAAAACCTCTGCAGGTTGA